One Pleuronectes platessa chromosome 9, fPlePla1.1, whole genome shotgun sequence genomic region harbors:
- the arhgap45b gene encoding rho GTPase-activating protein 45 isoform X1: MCDSGKRRKTGRHFPPWLKVGLDGTEVPLNAAAGSRAPKWRVGGWVGGLYVKLREVGMDGKGTLKMFARKKRELIKTPSISKKSRAGSPGRQSSAQSLSILTEQSRKDAGDVSLSSFSSATSCSSTLTAASAGLLDPSGSCPGTPSPQHCKLMAMQGMGSQSPVSTLKRPTALSRHASAAGFPLQSWVFTKGHGKGALTPTAPSESPESTAIEVEDIPALLRDVARFAEAVEKLKDVVLAEGKESQRPVAHECLGEVLRVLRQVINTYPLLNTVEILTAAGKLISKVKGFHYEACNESDKKDFEKAIETIAVAFSSNVSELLMGEVDSSTLLSLLPTEKSRSMENLYSATGQGADCGQFRSDLQDMGRGEEVDVILQRSEGGVDSALLYAKTISKYMKDLINYVEKRISLETEFSKGLQRLYQSCKHSITHPHMPLFSIYSLALEQDQEQGIGLQQANSTLHNQTFIQPLLQRKQEHEKKRKEIKEHWIRAKRRLMECEANLRKAKQAYMARCEEYDKAKTAACRAEEEGGGSTAKSVEKKKRLEEEARNKSDEAEATYRTCIADATAQQLDLEHSKVTVLRQLQDVIKQSDQTLRSATISYYQLMHMQTVALPVHYQTLCESSKLYDPGQQYAAHVRDLQLPEQPNVHYTFEAYSPSSSSSHHGHRLRNDSFNTEQSSHADGPAACVDTAAADKEAEAHRKRQGHKSWGSTVSDDSVAGEGGLESPTASTSDISKIVRTSSTGTMSSNEDVEDKDGNVESFETRDINGMDPDVVVSTRPFRNLGLSKAARTHRLRKLRTPSKCRECDSYVYFQGAECEECFLACHKRCLETLAIQCGHKKLQGRLQLFGREFSQVASCASDGIPFIVTKCISEIERRALKMKGIYRVNGVKTRVEKLCQAFENGKELVELSQCSPHDISNVLKLYLRQLPEPIMLFRLYNSLMGLAKESLQSDGEPPEREEAEPSSVNSAGGRGPELVDRGPDTDPDILVLVDKLKELLKELPKANIATLRYIIRHLRRIAELEEDNKMSPSNLGIVFGPSLMRPRPTGATISLSSLVDYPHQARIVEALIVFYSSIFHSKTSPSQKNNRSDSTATQQDVVANEEMVSPGDGEEDGGTESKPDSDKTEEGCESSLGSLGSSEQLPDSDFEPDESEQRPAHRPCLVKQESEVSVDDDQLSYRDSLDLSSQSATHTDPEQEEDQDPEIPAAREPPALPESGPPDEETGAEQTLSASLAEQTLSASLAELNVNQSNNNNYPYSPILSMSGLRLGRLCGKKLPLTRNRDSSPEFV, translated from the exons ATGTGCGACAGCggcaagaggaggaagacgggcAGACACTTCCCCCCTTGGCTGAAAGTCGGCCTGGACGGCACCGAGGTCCCGCTGAACGCCGCAGCCGGAAGCCGAGCACCCAAGTGGCGAGtcggggggtgggtggggggtctGTACGTGAAGCTCCGGGAGGTGGGCATGGACGGGAAGGGGACCCTGAAGATGTTCGCCCGGAAGAAGCGGGAGCTCATCAAGACGCCGTCCATCTCGAAGAAGAGCCGAGCCGGAAGCCCCGGGCGCCAGAGCAGCGCACAGTCA CTGTCAATCCTCACGGAGCAGAGCCGGAAAGATGCAGGCGACGTcagcctctcctctttctcctcggCCACTTCCTGCTCTTCGACCCTCACTGCAGCCTCGGCCGGCCTCCTGGACCCCTCGGGGTCGTGCCCGGGGACTCCGAGCCCTCAGCACTGTAAGCTGATGGCGATGCAAGGGATGGGCTCCCAGTCTCCGGTGTCCACCCTGAAGAGGCCCACCGCTCTGAGCAGACACGCCAGCGCCGCAG GGTTTCCATTGCAGTCATGGGTGTTCACGAAGGGCCACGGGAAAGGGGCCTTGACCCCAACTGCTCCGTCCGAGAGTCCAGAGAGCACGGCCATTGAGGTTGAGGACATCCCGGCCCTGCTGAGAGACGTGGCGCGCTTCGCTGAGGCTGTGGAGAAACTGAAGGACGTGGTGCTGGCTGAAG gtAAAGAGAGTCAGCGGCCCGTGGCCCACGAGTGTTTGGGTGAGGTCCTGCGGGTTCTGCGTCAGGTTATAAACACCTACCCTCTGTTGAACACAGTGGAGATCCTCACTGCTGCCGGGAAGCTCATatccaaggtcaaag GTTTCCACTATGAGGCTTGTAACGAGTCCGACAAGAAGGACTTTGAAAAGGCCATTGAAACCATCGCAGTTGCTTTTAGCAGCAA TGTGTCTGAGCTGCTGATGGGAGAGGTGGACAGCAGCACACTGCTCTCCCTGCTGCCCACCGAGAAAAGCAGG TCAATGGAGAACTTGTACAGTGCGACCGGCCAGGGAGCGGACTGTGGCCAGTTCAGGAGCGACCTGCAGGACATGG GCCggggggaggaagtggatgtgATCCTCCAGCGCAGTGAGGGAGGAGTGGACTCCGCTCTGCTCTATGCTAAAACCATTTCCAAGTACATGAAGGACCTGATCAACTACGTGGAGAAGAGGATTTCACTGG AGACTGAGTTCTCCAAAGGCCTGCAGAGATTGTACCAGTCCTGCAAACACAGCATAACGCAT CCCCACATGCCGCTCTTCTCCATCTACTCTCTGGCTCTGGAGCAGGACCAGGAGCAGGGCATAGGGCTGCAGCAGGCCAACAGCACCCTGCACAACCAGACCTTCATCCAG CCTCTGCTGCAGCGGAAACAGGAGCACGAAAAGAAACGGAAGGAGATCAAGGAACACTGGATTCGAGCAAAGAGAAGACTG ATGGAGTGTGAGGCGAACCTGCGGAAGGCCAAGCAGGCCTACATGGCTCGCTGTGAGGAGTACGACAAGGCCAAGACTGCAGCCTGCCGAgccgaggaggagggaggaggctcGACGGCAAAGTctgtggagaagaagaaacgaTTGGAGGAGGAGGCTCGCAATAAG tCAGACGAGGCGGAGGCCACCTACCGGACATGTATCGCAGACGCCACCGCTCAGCAGCTGGACCTGGAGCACTCCAAGGTCACGGTGCTGAGGCAGCTGCAGGACGTCATCAAACAGAGCGACCAGACACTCCGCTCG GCGACCATCTCCTACTACCAGCTCATGCACATGCAGACTGTGGCTCTGCCCGTCCACTACCAGACCCTGTGTGAGAGCAGTAAGCTGTACGACCCAGGACAGCAGTACGCCGCCCACGTGCGAGACCTGCAGCTACCGGAACAGCCCAACGTCCACTACACATTTGAGGCCTACTCCCCGTCCAGCTCCTCGTCGCA CCACGGCCATAGACTTAGGAACGACAGCTTCAACACAGAGCAGTCGAGCCACGCAGACGGTCCTGCTGCCTGCGTGGATACAGCAGCTGCTGACAAAGAGGCAGAGGCTCACCGCAAGA GACAAGGCCACAAGTCGTGGGGCTCGACGGTGAGCGATGACAGCGTTGCAGGAGAGGGAGGCCTCGAGTCTCCCACTGCCAGCACAA GTGACATCAGTAAGATTGTTCGCACATCGTCCACTGGAACAATGTCGTCCAATGAAGACGTAGAAGACAAAGATGGGAATGTAGAGTCATTTGAAACTAGAG ATATTAACGGCATGGATCCGGATGTGGTGGTGTCCACCAGACCTTTCCGAAACCTCGGCCTGTCCAAAGCAGCCCGGACCCACCGACTGAGGAAGCTGCGGACCCCCTCCAAGTGCCGCGAGTGTGACAGCTATGTTTACTTTCAGGGTGCTGAGTGCGAGGAG TGTTTCCTGGCGTGTCACAAGCGCTGCCTGGAGACTCTGGCCATCCAGTGTGGCCACAAGAAGCTCCAGGGCCGCCTGCAGCTGTTCGGCAGGGAGTTCTCTCAGGTGGCCAGCTGTGCCAGTGACGGGATCCCCTTCATCGTCACCAAGTGCATCTCTGAGATCGAGAGACGGGCTCTCAAGATGAAG GGCATCTACAGGGTGAACGGGGTGAAGACTCGAGTGGAGAAACTGTGTCAGGCCTTTGAGAATGgcaaggagctggtggagctgtCCCAGTGTTCACCACACGACATCAGCAACGTGCTCAAGCTTTACCTCcgacag CTACCTGAGCCCATCATGCTGTTCCGCCTCTACAACAGCCTGATGGGTTTGGCCAAAGAGAGTCTGCAGAGTGATGGTGAGCCACCTGAAAGAGAGGAGGCCGAGCCGAGCAGTGTTAACTCAGCAGGGGGTCGGGGGCCCGAGCTGGTGGATCGGGGACCTGACACTGATCCAGACATACTGGTTCTGGTGGACAAGCTGAAGGAGCTTCTAAAGGAGCTGCCCAAGGCTAACATCGCTACACTGCGATACATCATCCGCCACCTCAGAAG GATCgcagagctggaggaagatAACAAGATGAGTCCCAGTAACCTGGGGATCGTGTTTGGCCCCTCCCTGATGCGGCCCCGTCCGACCGGCGCCACAATATCCCTGTCGTCTCTGGTTGATTACCCCCATCAGGCCCGCATCGTAGAAGCCCTCATCGTCTTCTATTCATCCATCTTCCACTCCAAAACCTCTCCGTCCCAAAAGAACAATCGCTCTGACTCCACCGCCACTCAGCAG GATGTTGTTGCCAATGAGGAGATGGTGAGTCCtggtgatggagaggaggatggaggcaCAGAGAGTAAACCAGACTCTGACAAGACGGAGGAGGGATGTG AGAGTTCTCTGGGCTCATTGGGATCCAGTGAGCAGCTCCCCGACTCTGACTTTGAGCCGGATGAAAGCGAGCAGAGGCCCGCACACCGTCCCTGCCTGGTGAAGCAGGAGAGCGAGGTGAGCGTGGACGACGACCAGCTGAGCTACAGGGACAGCCTGGACCTGTCCAGCCAGTCTGCAACCCACACCGACCCAGAGCAGGAAGAGGATCAAGACCCAGAAATCCCAGCAGCTAGAGAGCCCCCTGCTCTGCCAGAGAGCGGGCCCCCTGATGAAGAAACCGGGGCGGAGCAGACCCTGAGCGCATCGCTGGCCGAGCAGACCCTGAGCGCATCGCTGGCCGAGCTC
- the arhgap45b gene encoding rho GTPase-activating protein 45 isoform X3 yields the protein MAMQGMGSQSPVSTLKRPTALSRHASAAGFPLQSWVFTKGHGKGALTPTAPSESPESTAIEVEDIPALLRDVARFAEAVEKLKDVVLAEGKESQRPVAHECLGEVLRVLRQVINTYPLLNTVEILTAAGKLISKVKGFHYEACNESDKKDFEKAIETIAVAFSSNVSELLMGEVDSSTLLSLLPTEKSRSMENLYSATGQGADCGQFRSDLQDMGRGEEVDVILQRSEGGVDSALLYAKTISKYMKDLINYVEKRISLETEFSKGLQRLYQSCKHSITHPHMPLFSIYSLALEQDQEQGIGLQQANSTLHNQTFIQPLLQRKQEHEKKRKEIKEHWIRAKRRLMECEANLRKAKQAYMARCEEYDKAKTAACRAEEEGGGSTAKSVEKKKRLEEEARNKSDEAEATYRTCIADATAQQLDLEHSKVTVLRQLQDVIKQSDQTLRSATISYYQLMHMQTVALPVHYQTLCESSKLYDPGQQYAAHVRDLQLPEQPNVHYTFEAYSPSSSSSHHGHRLRNDSFNTEQSSHADGPAACVDTAAADKEAEAHRKRQGHKSWGSTVSDDSVAGEGGLESPTASTSDISKIVRTSSTGTMSSNEDVEDKDGNVESFETRDINGMDPDVVVSTRPFRNLGLSKAARTHRLRKLRTPSKCRECDSYVYFQGAECEECFLACHKRCLETLAIQCGHKKLQGRLQLFGREFSQVASCASDGIPFIVTKCISEIERRALKMKGIYRVNGVKTRVEKLCQAFENGKELVELSQCSPHDISNVLKLYLRQLPEPIMLFRLYNSLMGLAKESLQSDGEPPEREEAEPSSVNSAGGRGPELVDRGPDTDPDILVLVDKLKELLKELPKANIATLRYIIRHLRRIAELEEDNKMSPSNLGIVFGPSLMRPRPTGATISLSSLVDYPHQARIVEALIVFYSSIFHSKTSPSQKNNRSDSTATQQDVVANEEMVSPGDGEEDGGTESKPDSDKTEEGCESSLGSLGSSEQLPDSDFEPDESEQRPAHRPCLVKQESEVSVDDDQLSYRDSLDLSSQSATHTDPEQEEDQDPEIPAAREPPALPESGPPDEETGAEQTLSASLAEQTLSASLAELNVNQSNNNNYPYSPILSMSGLRLGRLCGKKLPLTRNRDSSPEFV from the exons ATGGCGATGCAAGGGATGGGCTCCCAGTCTCCGGTGTCCACCCTGAAGAGGCCCACCGCTCTGAGCAGACACGCCAGCGCCGCAG GGTTTCCATTGCAGTCATGGGTGTTCACGAAGGGCCACGGGAAAGGGGCCTTGACCCCAACTGCTCCGTCCGAGAGTCCAGAGAGCACGGCCATTGAGGTTGAGGACATCCCGGCCCTGCTGAGAGACGTGGCGCGCTTCGCTGAGGCTGTGGAGAAACTGAAGGACGTGGTGCTGGCTGAAG gtAAAGAGAGTCAGCGGCCCGTGGCCCACGAGTGTTTGGGTGAGGTCCTGCGGGTTCTGCGTCAGGTTATAAACACCTACCCTCTGTTGAACACAGTGGAGATCCTCACTGCTGCCGGGAAGCTCATatccaaggtcaaag GTTTCCACTATGAGGCTTGTAACGAGTCCGACAAGAAGGACTTTGAAAAGGCCATTGAAACCATCGCAGTTGCTTTTAGCAGCAA TGTGTCTGAGCTGCTGATGGGAGAGGTGGACAGCAGCACACTGCTCTCCCTGCTGCCCACCGAGAAAAGCAGG TCAATGGAGAACTTGTACAGTGCGACCGGCCAGGGAGCGGACTGTGGCCAGTTCAGGAGCGACCTGCAGGACATGG GCCggggggaggaagtggatgtgATCCTCCAGCGCAGTGAGGGAGGAGTGGACTCCGCTCTGCTCTATGCTAAAACCATTTCCAAGTACATGAAGGACCTGATCAACTACGTGGAGAAGAGGATTTCACTGG AGACTGAGTTCTCCAAAGGCCTGCAGAGATTGTACCAGTCCTGCAAACACAGCATAACGCAT CCCCACATGCCGCTCTTCTCCATCTACTCTCTGGCTCTGGAGCAGGACCAGGAGCAGGGCATAGGGCTGCAGCAGGCCAACAGCACCCTGCACAACCAGACCTTCATCCAG CCTCTGCTGCAGCGGAAACAGGAGCACGAAAAGAAACGGAAGGAGATCAAGGAACACTGGATTCGAGCAAAGAGAAGACTG ATGGAGTGTGAGGCGAACCTGCGGAAGGCCAAGCAGGCCTACATGGCTCGCTGTGAGGAGTACGACAAGGCCAAGACTGCAGCCTGCCGAgccgaggaggagggaggaggctcGACGGCAAAGTctgtggagaagaagaaacgaTTGGAGGAGGAGGCTCGCAATAAG tCAGACGAGGCGGAGGCCACCTACCGGACATGTATCGCAGACGCCACCGCTCAGCAGCTGGACCTGGAGCACTCCAAGGTCACGGTGCTGAGGCAGCTGCAGGACGTCATCAAACAGAGCGACCAGACACTCCGCTCG GCGACCATCTCCTACTACCAGCTCATGCACATGCAGACTGTGGCTCTGCCCGTCCACTACCAGACCCTGTGTGAGAGCAGTAAGCTGTACGACCCAGGACAGCAGTACGCCGCCCACGTGCGAGACCTGCAGCTACCGGAACAGCCCAACGTCCACTACACATTTGAGGCCTACTCCCCGTCCAGCTCCTCGTCGCA CCACGGCCATAGACTTAGGAACGACAGCTTCAACACAGAGCAGTCGAGCCACGCAGACGGTCCTGCTGCCTGCGTGGATACAGCAGCTGCTGACAAAGAGGCAGAGGCTCACCGCAAGA GACAAGGCCACAAGTCGTGGGGCTCGACGGTGAGCGATGACAGCGTTGCAGGAGAGGGAGGCCTCGAGTCTCCCACTGCCAGCACAA GTGACATCAGTAAGATTGTTCGCACATCGTCCACTGGAACAATGTCGTCCAATGAAGACGTAGAAGACAAAGATGGGAATGTAGAGTCATTTGAAACTAGAG ATATTAACGGCATGGATCCGGATGTGGTGGTGTCCACCAGACCTTTCCGAAACCTCGGCCTGTCCAAAGCAGCCCGGACCCACCGACTGAGGAAGCTGCGGACCCCCTCCAAGTGCCGCGAGTGTGACAGCTATGTTTACTTTCAGGGTGCTGAGTGCGAGGAG TGTTTCCTGGCGTGTCACAAGCGCTGCCTGGAGACTCTGGCCATCCAGTGTGGCCACAAGAAGCTCCAGGGCCGCCTGCAGCTGTTCGGCAGGGAGTTCTCTCAGGTGGCCAGCTGTGCCAGTGACGGGATCCCCTTCATCGTCACCAAGTGCATCTCTGAGATCGAGAGACGGGCTCTCAAGATGAAG GGCATCTACAGGGTGAACGGGGTGAAGACTCGAGTGGAGAAACTGTGTCAGGCCTTTGAGAATGgcaaggagctggtggagctgtCCCAGTGTTCACCACACGACATCAGCAACGTGCTCAAGCTTTACCTCcgacag CTACCTGAGCCCATCATGCTGTTCCGCCTCTACAACAGCCTGATGGGTTTGGCCAAAGAGAGTCTGCAGAGTGATGGTGAGCCACCTGAAAGAGAGGAGGCCGAGCCGAGCAGTGTTAACTCAGCAGGGGGTCGGGGGCCCGAGCTGGTGGATCGGGGACCTGACACTGATCCAGACATACTGGTTCTGGTGGACAAGCTGAAGGAGCTTCTAAAGGAGCTGCCCAAGGCTAACATCGCTACACTGCGATACATCATCCGCCACCTCAGAAG GATCgcagagctggaggaagatAACAAGATGAGTCCCAGTAACCTGGGGATCGTGTTTGGCCCCTCCCTGATGCGGCCCCGTCCGACCGGCGCCACAATATCCCTGTCGTCTCTGGTTGATTACCCCCATCAGGCCCGCATCGTAGAAGCCCTCATCGTCTTCTATTCATCCATCTTCCACTCCAAAACCTCTCCGTCCCAAAAGAACAATCGCTCTGACTCCACCGCCACTCAGCAG GATGTTGTTGCCAATGAGGAGATGGTGAGTCCtggtgatggagaggaggatggaggcaCAGAGAGTAAACCAGACTCTGACAAGACGGAGGAGGGATGTG AGAGTTCTCTGGGCTCATTGGGATCCAGTGAGCAGCTCCCCGACTCTGACTTTGAGCCGGATGAAAGCGAGCAGAGGCCCGCACACCGTCCCTGCCTGGTGAAGCAGGAGAGCGAGGTGAGCGTGGACGACGACCAGCTGAGCTACAGGGACAGCCTGGACCTGTCCAGCCAGTCTGCAACCCACACCGACCCAGAGCAGGAAGAGGATCAAGACCCAGAAATCCCAGCAGCTAGAGAGCCCCCTGCTCTGCCAGAGAGCGGGCCCCCTGATGAAGAAACCGGGGCGGAGCAGACCCTGAGCGCATCGCTGGCCGAGCAGACCCTGAGCGCATCGCTGGCCGAGCTC
- the arhgap45b gene encoding rho GTPase-activating protein 45 isoform X2, producing the protein MLKRGGRSSYNPYSTGQRVKKGEDGLDILPNKRSVWLKQLSILTEQSRKDAGDVSLSSFSSATSCSSTLTAASAGLLDPSGSCPGTPSPQHCKLMAMQGMGSQSPVSTLKRPTALSRHASAAGFPLQSWVFTKGHGKGALTPTAPSESPESTAIEVEDIPALLRDVARFAEAVEKLKDVVLAEGKESQRPVAHECLGEVLRVLRQVINTYPLLNTVEILTAAGKLISKVKGFHYEACNESDKKDFEKAIETIAVAFSSNVSELLMGEVDSSTLLSLLPTEKSRSMENLYSATGQGADCGQFRSDLQDMGRGEEVDVILQRSEGGVDSALLYAKTISKYMKDLINYVEKRISLETEFSKGLQRLYQSCKHSITHPHMPLFSIYSLALEQDQEQGIGLQQANSTLHNQTFIQPLLQRKQEHEKKRKEIKEHWIRAKRRLMECEANLRKAKQAYMARCEEYDKAKTAACRAEEEGGGSTAKSVEKKKRLEEEARNKSDEAEATYRTCIADATAQQLDLEHSKVTVLRQLQDVIKQSDQTLRSATISYYQLMHMQTVALPVHYQTLCESSKLYDPGQQYAAHVRDLQLPEQPNVHYTFEAYSPSSSSSHHGHRLRNDSFNTEQSSHADGPAACVDTAAADKEAEAHRKRQGHKSWGSTVSDDSVAGEGGLESPTASTSDISKIVRTSSTGTMSSNEDVEDKDGNVESFETRDINGMDPDVVVSTRPFRNLGLSKAARTHRLRKLRTPSKCRECDSYVYFQGAECEECFLACHKRCLETLAIQCGHKKLQGRLQLFGREFSQVASCASDGIPFIVTKCISEIERRALKMKGIYRVNGVKTRVEKLCQAFENGKELVELSQCSPHDISNVLKLYLRQLPEPIMLFRLYNSLMGLAKESLQSDGEPPEREEAEPSSVNSAGGRGPELVDRGPDTDPDILVLVDKLKELLKELPKANIATLRYIIRHLRRIAELEEDNKMSPSNLGIVFGPSLMRPRPTGATISLSSLVDYPHQARIVEALIVFYSSIFHSKTSPSQKNNRSDSTATQQDVVANEEMVSPGDGEEDGGTESKPDSDKTEEGCESSLGSLGSSEQLPDSDFEPDESEQRPAHRPCLVKQESEVSVDDDQLSYRDSLDLSSQSATHTDPEQEEDQDPEIPAAREPPALPESGPPDEETGAEQTLSASLAEQTLSASLAELNVNQSNNNNYPYSPILSMSGLRLGRLCGKKLPLTRNRDSSPEFV; encoded by the exons ATGCTGAAGCGTGGTGGCAGAAGCAGCTACAACCCTTACTCTACGGGTCAGAGGGTTAAGAAGGGCGAGGACGGGCTGGACATCCTGCCCAACAAGCGCAGCGTATGGCTCAAGCAG CTGTCAATCCTCACGGAGCAGAGCCGGAAAGATGCAGGCGACGTcagcctctcctctttctcctcggCCACTTCCTGCTCTTCGACCCTCACTGCAGCCTCGGCCGGCCTCCTGGACCCCTCGGGGTCGTGCCCGGGGACTCCGAGCCCTCAGCACTGTAAGCTGATGGCGATGCAAGGGATGGGCTCCCAGTCTCCGGTGTCCACCCTGAAGAGGCCCACCGCTCTGAGCAGACACGCCAGCGCCGCAG GGTTTCCATTGCAGTCATGGGTGTTCACGAAGGGCCACGGGAAAGGGGCCTTGACCCCAACTGCTCCGTCCGAGAGTCCAGAGAGCACGGCCATTGAGGTTGAGGACATCCCGGCCCTGCTGAGAGACGTGGCGCGCTTCGCTGAGGCTGTGGAGAAACTGAAGGACGTGGTGCTGGCTGAAG gtAAAGAGAGTCAGCGGCCCGTGGCCCACGAGTGTTTGGGTGAGGTCCTGCGGGTTCTGCGTCAGGTTATAAACACCTACCCTCTGTTGAACACAGTGGAGATCCTCACTGCTGCCGGGAAGCTCATatccaaggtcaaag GTTTCCACTATGAGGCTTGTAACGAGTCCGACAAGAAGGACTTTGAAAAGGCCATTGAAACCATCGCAGTTGCTTTTAGCAGCAA TGTGTCTGAGCTGCTGATGGGAGAGGTGGACAGCAGCACACTGCTCTCCCTGCTGCCCACCGAGAAAAGCAGG TCAATGGAGAACTTGTACAGTGCGACCGGCCAGGGAGCGGACTGTGGCCAGTTCAGGAGCGACCTGCAGGACATGG GCCggggggaggaagtggatgtgATCCTCCAGCGCAGTGAGGGAGGAGTGGACTCCGCTCTGCTCTATGCTAAAACCATTTCCAAGTACATGAAGGACCTGATCAACTACGTGGAGAAGAGGATTTCACTGG AGACTGAGTTCTCCAAAGGCCTGCAGAGATTGTACCAGTCCTGCAAACACAGCATAACGCAT CCCCACATGCCGCTCTTCTCCATCTACTCTCTGGCTCTGGAGCAGGACCAGGAGCAGGGCATAGGGCTGCAGCAGGCCAACAGCACCCTGCACAACCAGACCTTCATCCAG CCTCTGCTGCAGCGGAAACAGGAGCACGAAAAGAAACGGAAGGAGATCAAGGAACACTGGATTCGAGCAAAGAGAAGACTG ATGGAGTGTGAGGCGAACCTGCGGAAGGCCAAGCAGGCCTACATGGCTCGCTGTGAGGAGTACGACAAGGCCAAGACTGCAGCCTGCCGAgccgaggaggagggaggaggctcGACGGCAAAGTctgtggagaagaagaaacgaTTGGAGGAGGAGGCTCGCAATAAG tCAGACGAGGCGGAGGCCACCTACCGGACATGTATCGCAGACGCCACCGCTCAGCAGCTGGACCTGGAGCACTCCAAGGTCACGGTGCTGAGGCAGCTGCAGGACGTCATCAAACAGAGCGACCAGACACTCCGCTCG GCGACCATCTCCTACTACCAGCTCATGCACATGCAGACTGTGGCTCTGCCCGTCCACTACCAGACCCTGTGTGAGAGCAGTAAGCTGTACGACCCAGGACAGCAGTACGCCGCCCACGTGCGAGACCTGCAGCTACCGGAACAGCCCAACGTCCACTACACATTTGAGGCCTACTCCCCGTCCAGCTCCTCGTCGCA CCACGGCCATAGACTTAGGAACGACAGCTTCAACACAGAGCAGTCGAGCCACGCAGACGGTCCTGCTGCCTGCGTGGATACAGCAGCTGCTGACAAAGAGGCAGAGGCTCACCGCAAGA GACAAGGCCACAAGTCGTGGGGCTCGACGGTGAGCGATGACAGCGTTGCAGGAGAGGGAGGCCTCGAGTCTCCCACTGCCAGCACAA GTGACATCAGTAAGATTGTTCGCACATCGTCCACTGGAACAATGTCGTCCAATGAAGACGTAGAAGACAAAGATGGGAATGTAGAGTCATTTGAAACTAGAG ATATTAACGGCATGGATCCGGATGTGGTGGTGTCCACCAGACCTTTCCGAAACCTCGGCCTGTCCAAAGCAGCCCGGACCCACCGACTGAGGAAGCTGCGGACCCCCTCCAAGTGCCGCGAGTGTGACAGCTATGTTTACTTTCAGGGTGCTGAGTGCGAGGAG TGTTTCCTGGCGTGTCACAAGCGCTGCCTGGAGACTCTGGCCATCCAGTGTGGCCACAAGAAGCTCCAGGGCCGCCTGCAGCTGTTCGGCAGGGAGTTCTCTCAGGTGGCCAGCTGTGCCAGTGACGGGATCCCCTTCATCGTCACCAAGTGCATCTCTGAGATCGAGAGACGGGCTCTCAAGATGAAG GGCATCTACAGGGTGAACGGGGTGAAGACTCGAGTGGAGAAACTGTGTCAGGCCTTTGAGAATGgcaaggagctggtggagctgtCCCAGTGTTCACCACACGACATCAGCAACGTGCTCAAGCTTTACCTCcgacag CTACCTGAGCCCATCATGCTGTTCCGCCTCTACAACAGCCTGATGGGTTTGGCCAAAGAGAGTCTGCAGAGTGATGGTGAGCCACCTGAAAGAGAGGAGGCCGAGCCGAGCAGTGTTAACTCAGCAGGGGGTCGGGGGCCCGAGCTGGTGGATCGGGGACCTGACACTGATCCAGACATACTGGTTCTGGTGGACAAGCTGAAGGAGCTTCTAAAGGAGCTGCCCAAGGCTAACATCGCTACACTGCGATACATCATCCGCCACCTCAGAAG GATCgcagagctggaggaagatAACAAGATGAGTCCCAGTAACCTGGGGATCGTGTTTGGCCCCTCCCTGATGCGGCCCCGTCCGACCGGCGCCACAATATCCCTGTCGTCTCTGGTTGATTACCCCCATCAGGCCCGCATCGTAGAAGCCCTCATCGTCTTCTATTCATCCATCTTCCACTCCAAAACCTCTCCGTCCCAAAAGAACAATCGCTCTGACTCCACCGCCACTCAGCAG GATGTTGTTGCCAATGAGGAGATGGTGAGTCCtggtgatggagaggaggatggaggcaCAGAGAGTAAACCAGACTCTGACAAGACGGAGGAGGGATGTG AGAGTTCTCTGGGCTCATTGGGATCCAGTGAGCAGCTCCCCGACTCTGACTTTGAGCCGGATGAAAGCGAGCAGAGGCCCGCACACCGTCCCTGCCTGGTGAAGCAGGAGAGCGAGGTGAGCGTGGACGACGACCAGCTGAGCTACAGGGACAGCCTGGACCTGTCCAGCCAGTCTGCAACCCACACCGACCCAGAGCAGGAAGAGGATCAAGACCCAGAAATCCCAGCAGCTAGAGAGCCCCCTGCTCTGCCAGAGAGCGGGCCCCCTGATGAAGAAACCGGGGCGGAGCAGACCCTGAGCGCATCGCTGGCCGAGCAGACCCTGAGCGCATCGCTGGCCGAGCTC